Proteins from one Methanococcus maripaludis C5 genomic window:
- the cobQ gene encoding cobyric acid synthase CobQ, with product MAKFIMVVGTSSNSGKTVLVSGICRMLSNKGYKVAPFKSQNMSLNSRVSIEDGEIAVAQYTQAMAARSEPSVHFNPILLKPKGNFVSQVIVHGIPYEDRDYNEYRSKKDDFLDKIKQSINYLDKNYDYVVIEGAGSCCEINLLKDDIANLRVAEIAGADAILVSDIDRGGVFASIYGTVQLLPENWRNLLKGFVINKFRGNIDVLKDGFEKIEELTKIPVIGTILYDETLILPEEDSQALEGKRVFGNVKSPIEVNIVKFSKIANFTDVDPLSSDCLMKYIDFNDDITGDILILPGTRCSTVEMDLMKKHGLDKKILEFVENGGIVLGICGGYQTLGKMLIDEDFSEGDIGTISGLGLFDMETTFGNEKAIKNSTGTISIFDQNFNVTGYELHEGHSVSNETPLISLSRGFGNCGDSYDGSFKIIGNSYIFGTYFHGILENFEFRNYLVNFVRHKKNLSKIENDNYAEIFNENMDKLSKLVEESLDLSKIIK from the coding sequence ATGGCTAAATTTATCATGGTCGTAGGAACCTCTTCAAACAGTGGGAAAACGGTTTTGGTATCCGGAATTTGCAGGATGCTATCAAACAAGGGTTACAAGGTAGCGCCATTTAAATCGCAGAACATGAGTTTAAATTCAAGGGTCAGCATTGAAGACGGAGAAATTGCAGTAGCACAGTACACTCAGGCAATGGCTGCAAGATCTGAACCATCAGTTCATTTTAACCCGATTTTGTTGAAACCAAAAGGAAATTTTGTGTCACAAGTAATCGTCCACGGAATTCCTTACGAAGATAGGGATTATAATGAATACCGGTCAAAAAAAGATGATTTTTTAGATAAAATAAAACAAAGTATCAATTATTTGGATAAAAATTATGATTACGTTGTAATCGAGGGAGCTGGGAGCTGTTGTGAAATAAATTTATTAAAAGACGATATTGCAAACTTAAGGGTCGCGGAAATTGCAGGAGCCGATGCAATTTTAGTTTCAGACATTGATCGAGGCGGGGTTTTTGCATCGATTTATGGAACAGTCCAGTTACTACCTGAAAACTGGAGAAACCTCTTAAAAGGATTTGTAATCAATAAATTTAGGGGAAATATTGATGTTTTAAAAGATGGGTTTGAAAAAATTGAAGAACTGACCAAAATTCCCGTTATTGGAACTATTCTTTATGATGAAACTTTGATACTTCCTGAAGAAGACAGTCAGGCTCTGGAAGGTAAAAGAGTATTTGGAAATGTAAAAAGCCCGATCGAGGTAAATATCGTTAAGTTTTCAAAAATTGCAAATTTTACAGACGTTGATCCACTTTCAAGCGACTGTTTAATGAAATATATTGATTTTAACGATGATATAACAGGGGATATCTTAATTTTACCTGGAACCAGATGTTCCACTGTTGAAATGGATTTAATGAAAAAGCATGGGTTAGATAAAAAAATTTTAGAATTTGTAGAAAACGGCGGAATTGTTCTTGGAATCTGTGGTGGGTACCAGACGTTAGGAAAAATGTTAATTGATGAAGATTTTTCAGAAGGGGACATCGGGACGATTTCAGGACTTGGATTATTTGATATGGAAACGACTTTTGGAAATGAAAAGGCAATAAAAAACTCAACTGGAACAATATCAATTTTTGATCAAAATTTTAATGTGACGGGCTATGAATTACATGAAGGACATTCAGTTTCAAATGAAACGCCATTAATATCACTTTCAAGAGGTTTTGGAAATTGTGGGGATTCATATGACGGCTCCTTTAAGATAATTGGAAATTCGTATATTTTTGGAACCTATTTTCACGGAATACTTGAAAATTTTGAATTTAGAAATTACCTCGTAAATTTTGTGAGGCATAAAAAGAATCTTTCGAAAATTGAAAATGATAATTATGCTGAAATTTTTAATGAAAACATGGATAAATTATCGAAGCTAGTCGAAGAAAGTCTTGATCTTTCAAAAATTATAAAATAA
- a CDS encoding Zn-ribbon domain-containing OB-fold protein produces MVVRTWRSMQERYNLIGSKCKTCGTVYFPARSVCPECRRKGELEDFKLGGKGKVYTYSVVYAAPKDFEKQSPYVIGIVELEEGTKVTAQIDCEPEEIKIGMPVETVFRKIREDGCDGVISYGYKFVPTEQ; encoded by the coding sequence ATGGTAGTAAGAACCTGGAGAAGCATGCAAGAAAGGTACAACCTTATTGGATCAAAATGTAAAACATGTGGAACCGTTTACTTCCCTGCAAGAAGTGTCTGCCCAGAATGCAGAAGAAAGGGAGAATTGGAAGATTTCAAATTGGGCGGTAAAGGTAAAGTGTACACATACTCAGTAGTATACGCTGCGCCAAAGGACTTTGAAAAACAGTCCCCATACGTAATTGGTATCGTGGAACTTGAAGAAGGTACAAAAGTCACAGCTCAGATCGACTGCGAACCTGAAGAAATTAAAATAGGAATGCCTGTCGAAACAGTCTTTAGAAAAATAAGAGAAGACGGATGCGATGGCGTAATCAGCTACGGATACAAGTTCGTTCCAACCGAACAATAA
- a CDS encoding thiolase domain-containing protein, with translation MKDVAIIGYGQTKFGELWEESFRSLIVEAGTKAIIDANVDGDDIDAMYVGTMSGGLFVGQEHTASLIADYAGLNPIPCTRVEAACASGSLALRSAFLSIASGAHDVVLVGGVEKMTDVSDATSAIATASDQEWEAFVGATFPSLYAMMAKRYMKEYGLTLEQLSSWSAIAHENAVHNNYAQFRSKITIDQIMRASPVADPLTLLHCSPVSDGASALIVCDAEKATDYAPKDEIIYIKASTQASDTIALQDRNDMTTLNAAKVASKKAYEIAGINASQVDVAEVHDCFAINGLVLTEDLGFCKKGEAGKVVEAGKTRIDDDSFVTVNPSGGLKAAGHALGATGIRQVGELYWQLKQDKECKDRQVTIENGYAISANVGGTGGTVCTHILSNKR, from the coding sequence ATGAAGGATGTAGCAATTATAGGATACGGACAGACCAAATTTGGTGAACTCTGGGAAGAATCATTCAGAAGTTTAATTGTAGAAGCAGGAACTAAAGCAATCATTGATGCAAACGTTGATGGAGACGACATTGATGCAATGTACGTCGGTACAATGAGCGGCGGTCTTTTCGTGGGACAAGAACACACTGCATCATTAATTGCAGACTATGCTGGATTAAACCCAATCCCGTGTACCAGAGTTGAAGCAGCATGTGCTTCAGGAAGTTTAGCATTGAGAAGTGCATTTTTATCTATTGCAAGCGGTGCACACGACGTTGTTTTAGTCGGCGGTGTTGAAAAAATGACTGATGTTTCAGATGCAACTTCAGCAATCGCAACAGCATCAGATCAGGAATGGGAAGCTTTCGTAGGTGCAACATTCCCGTCATTATACGCAATGATGGCAAAAAGATACATGAAAGAATACGGCTTAACACTTGAACAGCTCTCAAGCTGGAGTGCTATCGCTCACGAAAACGCAGTTCACAATAACTATGCACAGTTCAGATCAAAAATAACCATTGATCAAATTATGAGGGCATCCCCAGTTGCAGACCCATTAACATTATTACACTGCTCACCAGTTTCAGATGGTGCTTCAGCACTTATCGTCTGTGATGCAGAAAAAGCAACAGATTATGCTCCAAAAGATGAAATTATATACATAAAAGCATCTACACAGGCATCAGACACTATTGCATTACAGGACAGGAATGATATGACTACATTAAACGCTGCAAAAGTTGCTTCAAAGAAAGCATATGAAATTGCAGGAATTAATGCAAGCCAAGTGGATGTTGCAGAAGTTCATGACTGTTTTGCAATCAATGGATTAGTATTAACTGAGGACTTAGGATTCTGTAAAAAAGGAGAAGCTGGAAAAGTTGTAGAAGCTGGAAAAACCAGAATCGATGACGACAGCTTTGTTACAGTAAACCCAAGTGGTGGATTAAAAGCTGCTGGCCACGCATTAGGTGCTACAGGAATCAGACAAGTCGGTGAACTTTACTGGCAGTTAAAACAGGACAAAGAATGTAAAGATAGACAAGTCACAATTGAAAACGGATACGCTATCTCAGCAAACGTTGGTGGAACAGGCGGTACAGTCTGTACACATATCTTATCAAACAAAAGATAA
- a CDS encoding hydroxymethylglutaryl-CoA synthase, whose protein sequence is MKEVGIVGYGSDLPKYRIKAEDIAGAWGKDAQAIKRGLVVNEKSVPGPDEDTATISVQAARRALSRAGINPKDIGAVYVGSESHPYAVKPTSGIVAEACGVSPDFTAADLEFACKAGTAGMQMCMGLVGSEMMEYAMAVGADTAQGAPGDALEYTAAAGGAAYIIGAKKEEFIAKFNGTYSYTTDTPDFWRREHEHYPKHGGRFTGEPAYFKHVLNGAKGMMAKMDTTAKDYDYCVFHQPNGKFYISAAKQLGFTEEQYKYGLLTPYLGNTYSGAVPLGLSNILDHAKADDRIFVVSYGSGAGSDAFDITVSDRISEVVDKEITTEKLLESKKYVDYAVYLKYRGKIRM, encoded by the coding sequence ATGAAAGAAGTAGGTATTGTAGGATATGGAAGTGACCTTCCAAAATATAGAATAAAAGCGGAAGATATCGCTGGTGCTTGGGGTAAAGACGCTCAAGCAATCAAAAGAGGTCTTGTTGTAAACGAAAAAAGCGTTCCAGGACCTGACGAAGATACTGCAACAATATCAGTACAGGCTGCAAGAAGAGCATTATCAAGAGCAGGAATTAACCCAAAAGATATTGGCGCTGTTTACGTAGGAAGTGAAAGCCACCCTTATGCAGTAAAACCAACATCAGGAATCGTTGCTGAAGCATGTGGTGTATCACCAGACTTTACCGCAGCAGATTTAGAGTTTGCATGTAAAGCAGGAACTGCGGGAATGCAAATGTGTATGGGTTTAGTTGGAAGCGAAATGATGGAATATGCTATGGCAGTTGGTGCGGATACTGCTCAGGGAGCTCCAGGAGATGCTCTTGAATACACTGCTGCTGCAGGTGGTGCTGCATACATCATCGGTGCTAAAAAAGAAGAATTTATCGCTAAATTCAACGGAACATACTCTTACACCACAGATACCCCAGATTTCTGGAGAAGAGAACATGAACACTACCCAAAACACGGTGGTAGATTTACAGGAGAACCTGCATACTTCAAGCACGTTTTAAACGGTGCAAAAGGCATGATGGCAAAAATGGATACTACTGCAAAAGATTACGATTACTGCGTATTCCACCAGCCAAATGGAAAATTCTACATAAGCGCAGCTAAACAGTTAGGATTTACCGAAGAACAGTACAAATACGGACTTTTAACACCATACTTGGGAAACACCTATTCAGGAGCTGTTCCACTCGGACTTTCAAATATTTTAGACCATGCGAAAGCAGATGACAGAATCTTCGTTGTATCATATGGTAGTGGTGCAGGAAGTGATGCATTTGACATTACAGTATCTGACAGAATTTCAGAAGTGGTTGACAAAGAAATAACCACTGAAAAACTCTTGGAAAGTAAAAAATACGTTGATTACGCAGTTTACTTGAAATACAGAGGAAAAATTAGAATGTAA
- a CDS encoding helix-turn-helix domain-containing protein: MEKIAIHIMGEIVLSEDIGKAMKKWREMFGIPQIETARYLDVSPSVISDYEVGRRKNPGVNIVKKYVYALLEIDKERGGHTIKALSKVLNPTSMKAILQIKEYQNPVGVRELLSTIEGKVICGENSLNNQLFGHTVVDSVKAILEMNGQDFLNLYGWTTERALIFTEVSAGRSPMVAIRVSNIKPRVVIFNGVSELDKLAVKLAELEGICLIVTELSTDELLKRLKEMK; encoded by the coding sequence ATGGAGAAAATAGCGATACATATCATGGGAGAAATTGTATTGTCCGAAGATATCGGTAAAGCCATGAAAAAATGGAGAGAAATGTTTGGCATACCGCAGATAGAAACTGCAAGGTACCTAGATGTCTCCCCATCAGTGATCAGTGATTACGAAGTTGGCAGAAGAAAGAATCCTGGAGTAAATATCGTCAAAAAATATGTATATGCACTCCTAGAAATTGACAAGGAAAGGGGCGGACATACCATAAAAGCATTGAGTAAAGTGTTAAACCCGACCTCGATGAAGGCGATTTTGCAAATAAAAGAATATCAAAACCCAGTTGGAGTCAGAGAATTACTTTCCACTATCGAAGGAAAGGTAATCTGTGGCGAAAACAGTTTAAATAATCAGCTATTTGGCCATACTGTGGTAGACAGTGTTAAAGCTATTTTGGAAATGAATGGCCAGGATTTCCTAAATCTCTATGGTTGGACAACTGAAAGAGCATTGATTTTTACCGAAGTTTCAGCAGGACGAAGCCCCATGGTTGCAATTCGTGTAAGCAATATTAAACCACGAGTCGTTATATTCAACGGAGTTTCCGAACTAGATAAACTTGCGGTTAAACTTGCCGAACTTGAGGGAATATGCCTCATAGTGACAGAATTAAGTACCGATGAGCTTTTAAAGCGATTAAAAGAAATGAAATAA
- a CDS encoding DNA double-strand break repair nuclease NurA: protein MDYSKLLSKKENICSKIKNIDFNFDYESYWNNCDFSSTSDAIFAGGDGSFNKIDYINYCLYISGAVSYVQKTDGKVEESISAWDSNIILPYRYVQSRLSLYMLNMELKVALWNLKNRNIDYYLYDGSLYSLLVQTNNKFSINGENVENTISKYYEHYGIELKNKIFEEIDSKNINSSVELSNDLKFSEEEKIILEQLEYLILLSEILKYREKIVGVAKTSKMNIYFKDALIPDLAIFSKCKNSGYSKPLDLVDEKINKNFYKNVEYFKKFGIDLKKLNYQFVKLDKNSGTLCITSFEELDETFFSNLQRISVSDYPYILKKSHENVKIEKKEIEKFVKLLGIYEKSDRDSNLEY, encoded by the coding sequence ATGGACTATTCAAAACTCCTCTCAAAAAAGGAGAATATATGTTCTAAAATAAAAAATATCGATTTTAACTTTGATTATGAAAGTTACTGGAATAATTGCGATTTTTCGAGTACTTCTGATGCAATTTTTGCAGGAGGAGATGGAAGCTTCAACAAAATCGATTACATAAATTACTGTCTGTATATTTCTGGTGCTGTTTCATACGTTCAAAAAACTGATGGAAAAGTTGAAGAATCCATTTCTGCATGGGATTCAAATATTATTTTACCATACAGGTATGTTCAAAGTAGACTCAGTCTTTACATGCTCAATATGGAATTAAAAGTTGCGCTCTGGAATTTGAAAAACAGGAATATCGACTACTATCTTTATGATGGTTCTCTTTATTCACTACTCGTTCAGACAAACAATAAATTTTCGATTAACGGGGAAAACGTAGAAAATACAATTTCCAAGTACTACGAACATTATGGCATTGAATTAAAAAATAAAATTTTTGAAGAAATCGATTCTAAAAATATTAACTCGAGTGTTGAACTTTCAAATGATTTAAAATTTAGCGAAGAAGAAAAAATTATACTCGAACAGCTTGAATATTTAATATTATTATCTGAAATTTTAAAATATCGTGAAAAAATTGTTGGAGTTGCAAAAACTTCAAAAATGAACATTTATTTTAAAGATGCACTCATTCCGGATCTTGCAATATTTTCAAAATGTAAAAATTCAGGGTACTCAAAACCCCTCGATCTCGTTGATGAAAAAATAAATAAAAATTTCTATAAAAACGTTGAATACTTTAAAAAATTTGGAATTGACCTTAAAAAACTAAATTACCAGTTTGTAAAACTTGATAAAAACAGCGGAACTTTGTGCATAACTTCATTTGAAGAATTAGACGAAACTTTCTTTTCAAATCTTCAAAGAATATCTGTTTCAGACTACCCCTATATCTTGAAAAAATCACACGAAAACGTAAAAATTGAGAAAAAAGAGATCGAAAAATTCGTAAAACTTCTTGGAATTTATGAAAAAAGCGACAGAGATTCCAATTTAGAATATTAA
- a CDS encoding translation initiation factor IF-2 subunit gamma, which produces MAASNQSEVNIGMVGHVDHGKTSLTRKLTGVWTDTHSEELKRGISIRLGYADCEIKKCETCDEPECYTVGKKCDSCGGKLVTLRKISFVDAPGHETLMATMLSGASLMDGAILVIAASEECPQPQTKEHLMALDALGVENILIVQNKIDLVTEEAAIENYNQIKEFTKGTVAENAPIIPVSAHHGANLDVLLKAIQEFIPTPERDETLTPKLYVARSFDVNKPGSEIKDLKGGVIGGSIIQGALKVGDELEIKPGIKVTEGNKTHWVPIVTKIISLGVGGKKLKSAVPGGLIGVGTELDPNLTKSDALSGSLAGLPGTLPETLEKMVIKPQLLERVVGSQDELVIEPLKTNEVLMLNVGTSTTVGVTASARADKAEIKLKLPVCADKGDRVAISRKIGSRWRLIGYGIIL; this is translated from the coding sequence ATGGCAGCATCCAACCAATCAGAAGTTAATATTGGAATGGTAGGTCACGTAGACCACGGAAAAACGAGTTTAACAAGGAAATTAACTGGTGTATGGACCGACACACATAGTGAAGAGCTCAAGAGAGGAATTTCAATAAGGCTCGGATATGCAGACTGTGAGATAAAGAAATGCGAAACATGCGACGAACCAGAATGCTATACTGTCGGTAAGAAATGCGACTCTTGTGGCGGTAAATTAGTTACTTTAAGAAAAATATCATTTGTGGATGCTCCCGGACACGAAACACTGATGGCTACAATGCTTTCAGGAGCTTCACTTATGGATGGTGCAATTTTAGTTATTGCTGCAAGCGAAGAATGCCCACAACCTCAAACAAAAGAACACTTGATGGCACTTGACGCCCTTGGTGTTGAAAACATATTAATCGTTCAAAATAAAATCGACCTCGTAACTGAAGAAGCTGCAATTGAAAATTACAACCAAATTAAAGAATTTACAAAAGGAACTGTTGCAGAAAATGCGCCAATTATCCCAGTTTCAGCACACCATGGTGCAAACTTAGATGTACTTTTAAAAGCAATTCAGGAATTTATCCCGACTCCAGAAAGAGACGAAACTTTAACCCCCAAATTATATGTTGCTAGAAGTTTTGACGTAAATAAACCCGGTTCTGAAATAAAAGACTTAAAAGGTGGAGTTATCGGGGGAAGTATCATCCAAGGTGCTTTAAAAGTTGGTGACGAGCTTGAAATAAAACCAGGTATAAAAGTAACTGAAGGAAACAAAACGCACTGGGTTCCAATCGTAACTAAAATTATATCCCTAGGAGTTGGAGGTAAAAAATTAAAATCCGCAGTACCCGGTGGATTAATCGGTGTTGGAACTGAATTAGATCCAAATTTAACAAAATCCGATGCATTGAGCGGAAGTTTAGCAGGACTTCCAGGAACCCTTCCTGAAACTTTAGAAAAAATGGTTATCAAACCACAACTCCTTGAAAGAGTTGTTGGATCCCAAGATGAACTTGTAATCGAACCTTTGAAAACAAACGAAGTTTTGATGTTAAACGTTGGAACGTCTACAACTGTCGGTGTAACGGCATCTGCAAGAGCTGACAAAGCAGAAATTAAATTAAAATTACCAGTATGTGCAGATAAAGGTGACAGAGTTGCAATAAGCAGAAAAATCGGATCAAGATGGAGATTGATCGGATACGGAATAATTTTATAA
- a CDS encoding 30S ribosomal protein S6e, which produces MAFKVVVSDSKTGKSYQFETESTALIGKKIGDEISGSVVELEGYKLKITGGSDKCGFAMRHDIHGAMKMRVLLKSGPGYNVKEKGLRRRKSLRGNTISKDITLINTKVVEYGSAPLGGEPESIE; this is translated from the coding sequence ATGGCTTTTAAAGTTGTTGTATCAGATTCTAAAACAGGAAAATCATACCAATTCGAAACAGAATCAACTGCACTCATCGGTAAAAAAATCGGTGACGAAATCAGCGGTTCAGTTGTTGAATTAGAAGGATACAAATTAAAAATCACAGGCGGATCCGACAAATGTGGATTTGCAATGAGACATGACATTCACGGCGCTATGAAAATGAGAGTACTCTTAAAAAGCGGACCTGGATACAATGTTAAAGAAAAAGGTCTCAGAAGAAGAAAAAGCTTAAGAGGAAACACAATCTCTAAAGACATTACATTAATCAACACAAAAGTTGTAGAATACGGTTCAGCACCACTCGGCGGAGAACCTGAAAGCATCGAATAA
- the glnA gene encoding type I glutamate--ammonia ligase, whose product MNSVEQAMDYIKTNNVKFIRFQFVDIHGEPKNIAYPVKAGAAGEEELYDVLEKGLYFDGSSIEGFVSIESSDMMLKPDLKTLSVLPWRPTEKSVARVICDVYTTTGKPFEGDPRGCLKRVLAKFDEELGGEFFVGPEPEFFILKEDACGSWVPADDAGYFDLEPLDGGCDIRRKIVFALENLGFHVEASHHEVAEGQHEVDFKFADAVKTADSVVTFKTTIKTLAAQEGLKATFMPKPFFGINGSGMHCHQSIWLNGEPSFYDESAQYQLSETCMSYVAGILDHAKSIVAVTNPTVNSYKRLVPGYEAPVNIAWANANRSAIVRVPAPRGKGTRIEFRAPDPSCNPYLAFTVMLAAGLDGVKRKLSAIDPVEKNIFAMSEAQKKAEGIESVPANLKAALDELENNSVLKDALGKHIFENFIEIKNAEWDSFRTSVTDWETKQYLKI is encoded by the coding sequence ATGAATTCTGTTGAACAGGCTATGGACTACATAAAAACGAACAACGTTAAATTCATAAGATTCCAGTTTGTAGACATACACGGTGAGCCAAAAAACATCGCTTACCCAGTAAAAGCAGGTGCTGCTGGTGAGGAAGAATTATACGATGTATTGGAAAAAGGATTATACTTCGATGGTTCTTCAATTGAAGGATTTGTTTCAATTGAAAGTTCTGACATGATGTTAAAGCCAGACTTAAAAACATTGTCAGTACTCCCATGGAGACCAACCGAAAAATCAGTTGCAAGAGTTATCTGTGATGTATACACTACAACCGGAAAACCATTCGAAGGAGACCCAAGAGGATGCTTAAAAAGAGTTTTAGCTAAGTTCGATGAAGAACTCGGTGGAGAATTCTTCGTAGGTCCTGAACCAGAATTTTTCATCTTAAAAGAAGATGCATGCGGTTCATGGGTTCCAGCAGATGATGCAGGATACTTCGACTTAGAACCTCTTGATGGAGGATGCGATATCAGAAGAAAAATCGTATTCGCTCTTGAAAACTTAGGTTTCCACGTAGAAGCAAGCCACCACGAAGTTGCAGAAGGTCAGCACGAAGTTGACTTCAAATTCGCAGATGCTGTAAAAACTGCAGATAGCGTTGTAACTTTCAAAACAACAATCAAAACACTTGCTGCACAAGAAGGTTTAAAAGCTACATTCATGCCTAAACCATTCTTCGGAATCAACGGAAGCGGTATGCACTGCCACCAGAGTATCTGGTTAAACGGTGAACCATCATTCTACGATGAAAGCGCACAATACCAATTAAGTGAAACCTGTATGAGCTATGTTGCAGGTATTTTAGACCATGCGAAATCAATTGTTGCAGTTACAAACCCAACAGTAAACTCATACAAAAGATTAGTTCCAGGATACGAAGCTCCTGTAAACATTGCTTGGGCAAATGCAAACAGAAGTGCAATCGTTAGAGTTCCAGCTCCAAGAGGAAAGGGAACAAGAATTGAATTCAGAGCACCTGACCCATCATGTAACCCATACTTAGCATTCACAGTAATGCTTGCAGCAGGTTTAGATGGTGTAAAAAGAAAATTAAGTGCTATAGACCCTGTTGAAAAGAACATCTTTGCAATGAGTGAAGCTCAGAAAAAAGCTGAAGGAATCGAATCAGTTCCTGCAAACTTAAAAGCTGCGCTTGACGAGTTAGAAAACAACTCAGTATTGAAAGATGCATTAGGAAAACACATCTTTGAAAACTTCATTGAAATCAAAAATGCTGAATGGGATTCATTCAGAACCTCAGTTACAGACTGGGAAACAAAACAATACTTAAAAATCTAA
- the aroA gene encoding 3-phosphoshikimate 1-carboxyvinyltransferase, translating into MLVVKKTPKIKGILSAPPSKSYTHRAVICASLANGISNLKNPLNGADCLSSAHACEMFGAEIELSNETWVVRGSELKTPDNIVDIGNSGTTLRILTGISSQISNGYTVLTGDDSIRKRPMQPLLDALNQLGLTCFSTKNNGTAPIVVKSGKISNNVVEIRGDVSSQFITSIMMTLPFSENDSEIVLTTPLKSEPYLNITIDVLDKFGVKIEKNEEKNKSGYKIKGNQKYLPCDYTIEGDYSSASYLVAAGVLLNSDIVIKNVFKDSKQGDREIIEIVKKMGANVEINEDHVKITGPYKLKGIEIDVTDIPDLVPTIAVLGCFADGKTVVYNGEHVRLKECDRLAACTTELSKMGAEIEEKKDGLIITGVHKLNGAKLKTYHDHRLVMAFTIAGMLADGETIIEGEDSVKISFPDFVDNMKSIGSNIEVI; encoded by the coding sequence ATGCTGGTAGTTAAAAAAACCCCTAAAATAAAAGGAATATTAAGCGCTCCCCCATCAAAATCTTATACGCACAGGGCAGTTATCTGTGCCTCTCTCGCAAACGGAATATCTAATCTAAAAAATCCGTTAAATGGCGCAGACTGTTTATCTTCTGCTCACGCATGCGAAATGTTCGGAGCTGAAATTGAATTAAGCAATGAAACTTGGGTAGTTAGGGGTTCAGAATTAAAAACGCCAGATAATATTGTTGATATTGGAAACAGCGGAACTACTTTAAGAATATTGACGGGAATTTCTTCTCAAATTTCAAATGGGTATACGGTACTTACTGGAGACGATTCAATTCGAAAAAGACCAATGCAACCACTTTTGGATGCATTAAATCAACTAGGACTGACCTGTTTTTCAACAAAAAATAATGGGACTGCCCCAATTGTTGTTAAATCTGGAAAAATTAGCAACAATGTAGTTGAAATTAGGGGAGACGTGAGTTCCCAATTTATAACTTCCATCATGATGACATTACCATTTAGTGAAAATGACTCTGAAATTGTATTAACTACTCCCTTAAAGTCTGAACCTTATTTAAACATTACAATAGATGTTTTAGATAAATTTGGAGTTAAAATCGAGAAAAACGAAGAAAAAAATAAATCAGGATATAAAATTAAAGGAAATCAAAAGTATTTACCATGTGATTACACAATTGAAGGAGATTATTCCTCTGCATCTTACCTTGTTGCGGCAGGAGTTTTATTAAATTCTGATATTGTAATTAAAAACGTATTTAAAGATTCAAAGCAAGGAGATCGGGAAATTATTGAAATAGTTAAGAAAATGGGCGCAAATGTGGAAATAAATGAAGATCATGTTAAAATTACAGGTCCTTACAAATTAAAAGGAATTGAAATCGATGTAACAGATATTCCAGATTTAGTTCCAACTATTGCAGTTTTGGGATGTTTTGCTGATGGAAAAACAGTTGTTTACAATGGGGAACACGTAAGACTAAAAGAATGTGATAGACTTGCAGCATGCACTACTGAATTATCAAAAATGGGTGCAGAAATCGAGGAAAAAAAAGATGGACTTATAATTACAGGAGTTCATAAATTAAACGGGGCAAAACTTAAAACCTACCATGATCACAGGCTTGTAATGGCATTTACTATTGCAGGAATGCTTGCTGATGGGGAAACAATAATTGAAGGCGAAGATTCAGTTAAAATCTCGTTTCCCGATTTTGTAGATAACATGAAATCAATTGGAAGTAATATTGAAGTAATTTAA